The following proteins come from a genomic window of Gossypium raimondii isolate GPD5lz chromosome 5, ASM2569854v1, whole genome shotgun sequence:
- the LOC105769331 gene encoding uncharacterized protein LOC105769331 isoform X1, producing MAMSSSEQPLKKRRLFDPPPDTVSQPETSVAPPTTPPPLSQEEILLRRRNRDEIRSVYENYKRIKSCISLKGKDARCMPELEQAYHALITASRGCLSVQRLVADFVPRYASHCPTALESATKAIIDVHNSSLAVISRGEDADNVAFQTAKACIFGLADICSTASIEAPSSLVARGICSTVFQNVLSFLIASFQGKDLFQIVDRDICKILDSDEMFSKLKQKFSDEDESSLIKLFKLQILSLLRILFCCPKKLLSACFELFRSSETDEADKGLYFLRQATGRLDDLDPTFGLDKIKVEPKSCMDSLGTSTKTSVLTGETPGSDSCTAIEDSSSVLKSSLLGLVFGKNPSLRNWMLLKYKKLCKSSPSKSVPEIVSSLEGIFELFGKGINMEASLVDSDEDDSDSSKFSSQPNLISRSSNQHETLSDQSGRGKSSNETCIENLSGQYLNPHIVPPETNLHLNAGSSHDSGGSRSVDFERHDHGDLTSSRSSVPRDQSSHQLLSPATRTPRDLRGNSFEGRNHFKNVDMSQGSNSSGTSALRSASGGVSNALASPSNRYGASSLSVWYFDSDPASLGVFSASRQLWLGSLGPDASEGYIRFELERFGPVEQFFFFQVKGFALVEYRNIIDSIRAREYIRGCFPWQVMFMDIGLGTRGSVNGVAVGSSSHVYVGNISSQWAKDETLHESRKVIYKGPYMVIDLTCECALLLEYETPEEAAAVMAHLRQHRKERNGHMPPFNAAPPSVSMPHVDSGRSGAAPPIHADIINNTSGNMSSSSMELVSPKLRMENHGTPAPGAHPFQSNWPPEGAVRKGDGYDNNLIADPAQGGGGAVSGASAQVWSYQKPESEMHSAPGSMPCMPIATQNLTAPPPPPQLQAPPFMRPVYHPPNSSWDPRGLNHQFPQNPISPGVVPNTFHGNAVPPPPPPPFVSASVTPLAQMQGPPVQHFEQRFPHPVVPPPLSSMPPPPPPPLSPPPLPQSLPPLVPPPPNSPPPPPPPIAESTDMGSSERCVKYQWQGSLCKSGAHYCTIYAQRLDSDLCKYSNASPEPTEWPAKLDMTKRTDFRHVKSTFTNTPPHKREVCCLIPSSTSDHKGFQDFISYLKQRDCAGVIKIPVVKSMWSRLLFILPYSQDACSMLSVVPPNASDCLIALVLPKETNFEWV from the exons ATGGCGATGTCATCTTCCGAACAACCGCTGAAGAAGCGAAGGCTGTTCGATCCGCCACCGGATACCGTGTCTCAGCCGGAGACCTCCGTGGCTCCACCGACCACTCCCCCTCCGTTGTCTCAAGAGGAAATTCTCTTGAGGAGGAGAAACAGGGACGAGATTCGAAGTGTTTACGAGAATTACAAAAGGATTAAGTCTTGCATTTCCCTGAAAGGCAAAGATGCTCGGTGCATGCCTGAGCTTGAGCAAGCTTACCATGCTCTAATAACTGCTTCTAGAG GTTGTTTAAGTGTACAGCGTCTTGTGGCCGATTTTGTTCCTCGATATGCCTCACACTGTCCAACTGCTCTTGAATCTGCTACGAAAGCCATCATCGATGTGCATAACTCTAGCTTGGCAGTGATAAGTAGGGGAGAAGATGCTGATAATGTCGCATTCCAAACTGCTAAAGCTTGCATTTTTGGTCTGGCTGATATTTGTTCGACAGCTTCTATAGAGGCACCAAGTTCATTGGTTGCAAGAGGCATCTGCTCAACTGTTTTCCAGAACGTTCTCTCGTTTCTCATAGCATCCTTCCAGGGGAaggatttgtttcaaattgttGATAGAGATATTTGTAAAATTCTGGATTCTGATGAAatgttttccaagctaaagcaAAAATTTTCTGATGAAGATGAATCTTCATTGATTAAGTTattcaaattacaaattttgagtCTACTCCGGATTCTATTCTGTTGTCCAAAAAAATTGCTTTCTGCCTGCTTTGAGCTCTTCAGGTCATCTGAAACTGATGAAGCCGATAAAGGGCTATATTTTCTGAGACAGGCAACAGGCAGGCTTGATGATCTTGATCCCACTTTTggtttagataaaataaaagtagagcCTAAAAGCTGTATGGATTCCCTTGGAACTAGCACCAAAACCAGTGTGCTTACTGGTGAGACACCTGGATCAGATAGTTGCACTGCCATAGAAGATTCATCTTCTGTTCTGAAGAGCTCTTTGTTGggtctg GTTTTTGGTAAAAATCCGTCCTTGAGAAATTGGATGCTCTTAAAGTACAAGAAATTATGCAAGTCATCTCCATCTAAATCTGTGCCAGAGATTGTATCTAGCTTGGAAGGAATCTTTGAATTGTTTGGGAAAGGTATTAATATGGAAGCCAGTCTAGTAGACAGTGATGAGGATGATTCTGATTCCTCTAAATTTTCTAGTCAGCCGAACTTGATTTCTAGAAGTTCTAATCAACATGAAACCTTGAGTGACCAATCTGGAAGAGGTAAGTCAAGCAATGAGACTTGTATTGAAAATTTGTCAGGTCAATATCTGAATCCCCACATTGTTCCTCCAGAAACCAATCTCCACTTAAATGCTGGTTCTAGTCATGATAGTGGAGGTTCAAGGTCCGTGGACTTCGAAAGGCATGACCATGGGGATTTGACCAGTAGTAGGTCTTCTGTTCCAAGGGACCAATCAAGCCATCAGTTGCTTTCACCTGCTACTAGAACCCCACGGGACTTAAGGGGTAATTCGTTTGAGGGTAGAAATCACTTTAAGAATGTTGACATGAGTCAAGGTTCAAATTCAAGCGGCACTTCTGCCTTAAGATCTGCTAGTGGAGGTGTAAGCAATGCTTTGGCGTCACCCAGTAATCGTTATGGAGCATCTTCTCTAAGTGTATGGTATTTTGATAGTGATCCTGCTAGCTTGGGTGTTTTCTCAGCTTCTCGGCAGCTATGGTTGGGATCTTTAGGGCCTGATGCATCTGAGGGTTACATAAGGTTTGAGCTAGAGCGGTTTGGTCCCGTTGAgcaatttttcttctttcaagtTAAAGGATTTGCTTTGGTTGAGTATAGAAACATCATTGATTCGATAAGAGCTAGGGAATATATCCGTGGCTGTTTTCCTTGGCAAGTAATGTTCATGGATATAGGGTTGGGAACCAGGGGTTCTGTGAATGGTGTTGCTGTTGGTTCTAGTTCTCATGTTTATGTCGGAAACATTTCGAGTCAATGGGCAAAGGACGAAACTTTGCATGAATCAAGGAAAGTGATCTACAAGGGTCCTTACATGGTTATTGATCTTACTTGTGAATGTGCATTGCTGCTGGAATATGAAACTCCTGAAGAAGCTGCTGCTGTTATGGCACATCTTAGACAACATCGAAAAGAAAGAAACGGCCATATGCCTCCATTTAATGCAGCTCCACCTTCTGTCTCTATGCCCCATGTTGACAGTGGAAGGTCTGGTGCTGCTCCACCTATCCATGCTGACATAATAAACAATACGTCTGGAAACATGTCTAGCAGCTCAATGGAACTTGTATCTCCAAAGTTAAGGATGGAGAATCATGGAACTCCAGCACCTGGTGCACATCCATTTCAGTCAAACTGGCCTCCTGAAGGTGCGGTGAGAAAAGGTGATGGCTATGACAACAACCTTATTGCAGATCCTGCACAAGGAG GTGGTGGTGCTGTCTCTGGTGCCTCTGCACAAGTATGGAGTTATCAGAAACCTGAAAGTGAGATGCATTCTGCACCTGGGAGCATGCCATGCATGCCTATAGCAACACAAAACCTTACTGCTCCACCACCACCCCCACAACTCCAAGCACCTCCATTTATGCGACCTGTTTACCATCCTCCAAACAGTTCCTGGGATCCCAGAGGTTTGAATCACCAGTTTCCTCAGAATCCAATTTCACCTGGTGTAGTGCCTAATACATTTCATGGCAATGCTGttccacctccacctccacctccCTTTGTATCTGCTTCTGTGACTCCACTTGCTCAGATGCAAGGACCTCCAGTGCAGCATTTTGAGCAGAGGTTCCCTCATCCTGTTGTTCCGCCACCTCTATCATCGATGCCGCCTCCGCCGCCACCGCCTCTATCTCCACCACCATTGCCTCAGTCGTTGCCACCTCTGGTTCCCCCTCCACCTAATTCACCTCCTCCCCCTCCTCCACCTATAGCAGAATCAACTGACATGGGTAGTTCTGAACGGTGTGTAAAGTATCAGTGGCAGGGCTCATTATGTAAGAGTGGAGCTCATTATTGCACAATTTATGCTCAGAGACTAGATTCAGATCTttgcaaatattcaaatgcCAGTCCTGAGCCCACAGA ATGGCCTGCTAAACTAGACATGACCAAGCGCACAGATTTTCGGCATGTGAAGTCAACATTCACCAATACCCCACCACATAAA AGAGAAGTTTGTTGTTTGATCCCTTCTTCCACAAGTGACCATAAAGGC TTTCAGGATTTTATTTCATACTTGAAGCAGAGGGATTGTGCAGGAGTTATTAAGATTCCAGTAGTGAAATCCATGTGGTCCAGGCTTCTTTTTATTCTTCCATACTCGCAAGATGCATGTTCCATGCTTTCTGTTGTACCACCTAATGCATCTGACTGCCTCATTGCCCTGGTTTTGCCCAAAGAAACAAACTTTGAGTGGGTTTGA
- the LOC105767479 gene encoding transcription factor ABORTED MICROSPORES has product MESVAAFHDGPWDSFNIMFSNEDHLDFTHQVLNQFSFPLEHDERLSFINPSTFAPNLEADMSIAGVSQSLFSSSNALDSHFHYKTQESNQSSNSSSNTFVPLPNYETSFLGGSSHMAVTNDITMSLDIQMDIGGGSDKITDSFPPAFPNIAMDDTVNVIEDSSTDCLPKLDGGYPADSAVLADEILLKRQFDVLELHDEGDKISTYSSETTKKRPRVSKDAAKAWNNVQLKKNNLNGSEESTIGSDGQSSSTSSSDDDNVCRDTNEVALATSDPKASQAVDLNGKKRASRGSATDPQSLYARKRRERINERLRILQNLVPNGTKVDISTMLEEAVHYVKFLQLQIKLLSSDELWMYAPIAYNGVDIGLNDKICTLLLPSKMQLG; this is encoded by the exons ATGGAGTCTGTTGCAGCTTTTCATGATGGACCTTGGGACTCATTTAACATAATGTTCTCCAATGAAGATCATCTGGATTTCACACACCAGGTTCTTAATCAGTTTTCGTTTCCGCTGGAGCATGACGAGCGGTTGAGCTTCATAAATCCGTCGACTTTTGCTCCTAATCTTGAAGCCGATATGAGCATTGCTGGGGTCAGTCAGAGTTTGTTTAGTTCTTCCAATGCTCTCGACTCTCATTTTCACTACAAAACTCAGGAAAGTAATCAAAGTAGCAATTCTAGCAGTAATACCTTTGTTCCCCTTCCAAATTATGAAACCTCTTTCCTTGGTGGTTCTAGTCATATGGCTGTAACAAATGATATCACCATGTCCTTGGATATTCAAATGGACATTGGCGGGGGGAGTGATAAAATTACTGACTCGTTTCCCCCAGCATTCCCCAACATAGCAATGGATGACACGGTTAACGTCATCGAAGACTCGAGCACCGACTGCTTACCAAAATTAGATGGCGGCTATCCAGCTGACAGTGCTGTGCTTGCCGACGAAATTCTGCTCAAGAGGCAGTTTGATGTGCTGGAACTGCATGATGAAGGGGATAAAATCAGTACCTATTCATCTGAGACCACAAAGAAAAGACCTCGGGTTTCAAAAGAT GCGGCAAAAGCTTGGAACAATGTGCAATTGAAGAAGAACAATTTAAATGGCAGTGAAGAGAGTACCATTGGTTCGGATGGACAGAGTTCTAGCACCTCAAGTTCAGATGATGATAATGTTTGTCGGGACACTAATGAGGTGGCACTGGCAACTTCAGATCCCAAAGCATCTCAAGCTGTTGACttaaatggaaagaaaagagCCAGTAGAGGGTCTGCAACTGATCCCCAAAGCCTCTATGCAAGG aagagaagagaaaggaTAAATGAGAGATTGAGAATTTTACAGAACCTTGTCCCCAACGGAACTAAGGTTGATATCAGCACAATGCTTGAAGAGGCTGTTCACTATGTGAAGTTCTTGCAGCTCCAAATCAAG CTTTTAAGCTCTGATGAACTGTGGATGTATGCTCCCATTGCTTACAATGGCGTTGATATCGGTCTCAACGACAAAATCTGCACTCTTTTGTTACCCTCGAAGATGCAGCTTGGTTAA
- the LOC105769331 gene encoding uncharacterized protein LOC105769331 isoform X2, whose protein sequence is MAMSSSEQPLKKRRLFDPPPDTVSQPETSVAPPTTPPPLSQEEILLRRRNRDEIRSVYENYKRIKSCISLKGKDARCMPELEQAYHALITASRGCLSVQRLVADFVPRYASHCPTALESATKAIIDVHNSSLAVISRGEDADNVAFQTAKACIFGLADICSTASIEAPSSLVARGICSTVFQNVLSFLIASFQGKDLFQIVDRDICKILDSDEMFSKLKQKFSDEDESSLIKLFKLQILSLLRILFCCPKKLLSACFELFRSSETDEADKGLYFLRQATGRLDDLDPTFGLDKIKVEPKSCMDSLGTSTKTSVLTGETPGSDSCTAIEDSSSVLKSSLLGLVFGKNPSLRNWMLLKYKKLCKSSPSKSVPEIVSSLEGIFELFGKGINMEASLVDSDEDDSDSSKFSSQPNLISRSSNQHETLSDQSGRETNLHLNAGSSHDSGGSRSVDFERHDHGDLTSSRSSVPRDQSSHQLLSPATRTPRDLRGNSFEGRNHFKNVDMSQGSNSSGTSALRSASGGVSNALASPSNRYGASSLSVWYFDSDPASLGVFSASRQLWLGSLGPDASEGYIRFELERFGPVEQFFFFQVKGFALVEYRNIIDSIRAREYIRGCFPWQVMFMDIGLGTRGSVNGVAVGSSSHVYVGNISSQWAKDETLHESRKVIYKGPYMVIDLTCECALLLEYETPEEAAAVMAHLRQHRKERNGHMPPFNAAPPSVSMPHVDSGRSGAAPPIHADIINNTSGNMSSSSMELVSPKLRMENHGTPAPGAHPFQSNWPPEGAVRKGDGYDNNLIADPAQGGGGAVSGASAQVWSYQKPESEMHSAPGSMPCMPIATQNLTAPPPPPQLQAPPFMRPVYHPPNSSWDPRGLNHQFPQNPISPGVVPNTFHGNAVPPPPPPPFVSASVTPLAQMQGPPVQHFEQRFPHPVVPPPLSSMPPPPPPPLSPPPLPQSLPPLVPPPPNSPPPPPPPIAESTDMGSSERCVKYQWQGSLCKSGAHYCTIYAQRLDSDLCKYSNASPEPTEWPAKLDMTKRTDFRHVKSTFTNTPPHKREVCCLIPSSTSDHKGFQDFISYLKQRDCAGVIKIPVVKSMWSRLLFILPYSQDACSMLSVVPPNASDCLIALVLPKETNFEWV, encoded by the exons ATGGCGATGTCATCTTCCGAACAACCGCTGAAGAAGCGAAGGCTGTTCGATCCGCCACCGGATACCGTGTCTCAGCCGGAGACCTCCGTGGCTCCACCGACCACTCCCCCTCCGTTGTCTCAAGAGGAAATTCTCTTGAGGAGGAGAAACAGGGACGAGATTCGAAGTGTTTACGAGAATTACAAAAGGATTAAGTCTTGCATTTCCCTGAAAGGCAAAGATGCTCGGTGCATGCCTGAGCTTGAGCAAGCTTACCATGCTCTAATAACTGCTTCTAGAG GTTGTTTAAGTGTACAGCGTCTTGTGGCCGATTTTGTTCCTCGATATGCCTCACACTGTCCAACTGCTCTTGAATCTGCTACGAAAGCCATCATCGATGTGCATAACTCTAGCTTGGCAGTGATAAGTAGGGGAGAAGATGCTGATAATGTCGCATTCCAAACTGCTAAAGCTTGCATTTTTGGTCTGGCTGATATTTGTTCGACAGCTTCTATAGAGGCACCAAGTTCATTGGTTGCAAGAGGCATCTGCTCAACTGTTTTCCAGAACGTTCTCTCGTTTCTCATAGCATCCTTCCAGGGGAaggatttgtttcaaattgttGATAGAGATATTTGTAAAATTCTGGATTCTGATGAAatgttttccaagctaaagcaAAAATTTTCTGATGAAGATGAATCTTCATTGATTAAGTTattcaaattacaaattttgagtCTACTCCGGATTCTATTCTGTTGTCCAAAAAAATTGCTTTCTGCCTGCTTTGAGCTCTTCAGGTCATCTGAAACTGATGAAGCCGATAAAGGGCTATATTTTCTGAGACAGGCAACAGGCAGGCTTGATGATCTTGATCCCACTTTTggtttagataaaataaaagtagagcCTAAAAGCTGTATGGATTCCCTTGGAACTAGCACCAAAACCAGTGTGCTTACTGGTGAGACACCTGGATCAGATAGTTGCACTGCCATAGAAGATTCATCTTCTGTTCTGAAGAGCTCTTTGTTGggtctg GTTTTTGGTAAAAATCCGTCCTTGAGAAATTGGATGCTCTTAAAGTACAAGAAATTATGCAAGTCATCTCCATCTAAATCTGTGCCAGAGATTGTATCTAGCTTGGAAGGAATCTTTGAATTGTTTGGGAAAGGTATTAATATGGAAGCCAGTCTAGTAGACAGTGATGAGGATGATTCTGATTCCTCTAAATTTTCTAGTCAGCCGAACTTGATTTCTAGAAGTTCTAATCAACATGAAACCTTGAGTGACCAATCTGGAAGAG AAACCAATCTCCACTTAAATGCTGGTTCTAGTCATGATAGTGGAGGTTCAAGGTCCGTGGACTTCGAAAGGCATGACCATGGGGATTTGACCAGTAGTAGGTCTTCTGTTCCAAGGGACCAATCAAGCCATCAGTTGCTTTCACCTGCTACTAGAACCCCACGGGACTTAAGGGGTAATTCGTTTGAGGGTAGAAATCACTTTAAGAATGTTGACATGAGTCAAGGTTCAAATTCAAGCGGCACTTCTGCCTTAAGATCTGCTAGTGGAGGTGTAAGCAATGCTTTGGCGTCACCCAGTAATCGTTATGGAGCATCTTCTCTAAGTGTATGGTATTTTGATAGTGATCCTGCTAGCTTGGGTGTTTTCTCAGCTTCTCGGCAGCTATGGTTGGGATCTTTAGGGCCTGATGCATCTGAGGGTTACATAAGGTTTGAGCTAGAGCGGTTTGGTCCCGTTGAgcaatttttcttctttcaagtTAAAGGATTTGCTTTGGTTGAGTATAGAAACATCATTGATTCGATAAGAGCTAGGGAATATATCCGTGGCTGTTTTCCTTGGCAAGTAATGTTCATGGATATAGGGTTGGGAACCAGGGGTTCTGTGAATGGTGTTGCTGTTGGTTCTAGTTCTCATGTTTATGTCGGAAACATTTCGAGTCAATGGGCAAAGGACGAAACTTTGCATGAATCAAGGAAAGTGATCTACAAGGGTCCTTACATGGTTATTGATCTTACTTGTGAATGTGCATTGCTGCTGGAATATGAAACTCCTGAAGAAGCTGCTGCTGTTATGGCACATCTTAGACAACATCGAAAAGAAAGAAACGGCCATATGCCTCCATTTAATGCAGCTCCACCTTCTGTCTCTATGCCCCATGTTGACAGTGGAAGGTCTGGTGCTGCTCCACCTATCCATGCTGACATAATAAACAATACGTCTGGAAACATGTCTAGCAGCTCAATGGAACTTGTATCTCCAAAGTTAAGGATGGAGAATCATGGAACTCCAGCACCTGGTGCACATCCATTTCAGTCAAACTGGCCTCCTGAAGGTGCGGTGAGAAAAGGTGATGGCTATGACAACAACCTTATTGCAGATCCTGCACAAGGAG GTGGTGGTGCTGTCTCTGGTGCCTCTGCACAAGTATGGAGTTATCAGAAACCTGAAAGTGAGATGCATTCTGCACCTGGGAGCATGCCATGCATGCCTATAGCAACACAAAACCTTACTGCTCCACCACCACCCCCACAACTCCAAGCACCTCCATTTATGCGACCTGTTTACCATCCTCCAAACAGTTCCTGGGATCCCAGAGGTTTGAATCACCAGTTTCCTCAGAATCCAATTTCACCTGGTGTAGTGCCTAATACATTTCATGGCAATGCTGttccacctccacctccacctccCTTTGTATCTGCTTCTGTGACTCCACTTGCTCAGATGCAAGGACCTCCAGTGCAGCATTTTGAGCAGAGGTTCCCTCATCCTGTTGTTCCGCCACCTCTATCATCGATGCCGCCTCCGCCGCCACCGCCTCTATCTCCACCACCATTGCCTCAGTCGTTGCCACCTCTGGTTCCCCCTCCACCTAATTCACCTCCTCCCCCTCCTCCACCTATAGCAGAATCAACTGACATGGGTAGTTCTGAACGGTGTGTAAAGTATCAGTGGCAGGGCTCATTATGTAAGAGTGGAGCTCATTATTGCACAATTTATGCTCAGAGACTAGATTCAGATCTttgcaaatattcaaatgcCAGTCCTGAGCCCACAGA ATGGCCTGCTAAACTAGACATGACCAAGCGCACAGATTTTCGGCATGTGAAGTCAACATTCACCAATACCCCACCACATAAA AGAGAAGTTTGTTGTTTGATCCCTTCTTCCACAAGTGACCATAAAGGC TTTCAGGATTTTATTTCATACTTGAAGCAGAGGGATTGTGCAGGAGTTATTAAGATTCCAGTAGTGAAATCCATGTGGTCCAGGCTTCTTTTTATTCTTCCATACTCGCAAGATGCATGTTCCATGCTTTCTGTTGTACCACCTAATGCATCTGACTGCCTCATTGCCCTGGTTTTGCCCAAAGAAACAAACTTTGAGTGGGTTTGA